A section of the Macaca thibetana thibetana isolate TM-01 chromosome 10, ASM2454274v1, whole genome shotgun sequence genome encodes:
- the TNFRSF6B gene encoding tumor necrosis factor receptor superfamily member 6B — MRALEGPGLLLLCLVWALPTLLLVPAMRGATEAPTYPWRDTDTGEWLVCAQCPPGTFVQQPCRRDSPTTCGPCPPRHYTQFWNYLERCRYCNVLCGEREEEARPCHATHNRACRCRTGFFAHAGFCLEHALCPPGTGVMAPGTPSQNTQCQPCPPGTFSASSSSSEQCQPHRNCTALGLALNVPGSSSHDALCTSCTAFPLSTRVPGTEECKRAVIDFVAFQDISIKRLQRLLQALEAPGGWGPTPRAGRAALRLKLQQRLTELLEAQDGALLVRLLQALRVARMPGLERSVRERFLPGH; from the exons ATGAGGGCGCTGGAGGGGCCGGGCCTGCTGCTGCTGTGCCTGGTGTGGGCGCTGCCCACCCTGCTGCTGGTGCCGGCCATGCGTGGAGCGACAGAGGCACCCACTTACCCCTGGCGGGACACAGACACGGGGGAGTGGCTGGTGTGTGCCCAGTGCCCCCCAGGCACCTTTGTCCAGCAGCCCTGCCGCCGAGACAGCCCCACGACGTGTGGCCCGTGTCCTCCACGCCACTACACGCAGTTCTGGAACTACCTGGAGCGCTGCCGCTACTGCAACGTCCTCTGCGGGGAGCGCGAGGAAGAGGCACGGCCTTGCCACGccacccacaaccgcgcctgcCGCTGTCGGACCGGCTTCTTCGCACACGCTGGTTTCTGCCTGGAGCATGCATTGTGTCCACCTGGCACCGGCGTGATGGCCCCGG GCACCCCCAGCCAGAACACACAGTGCCAGCCGTGCCCCCCAGGCACCTTCTCAGCCAGCAGCTCCAGCTCAGAGCAGTGCCAGCCCCACCGTAACTGCacggccctgggcctggccctcaACGTGCCAGGCTCTTCCTCCCACGACGCCCTGTGCACCAGCTGCACTGCCTTCCCCCTCAGCACCAGGGTACCAG GAACTGAGGAGTGCAAGCGTGCCGTCATCGACTTCGTGGCTTTCCAGGATATCTCCATCAAGAGGTTGCAGCGGCTGCTGCAGGCCCTTGAGGCCCCGGGGGGCTGGGGTCCAACACCAAGGGCGGGCCGCGCAGCCTTGCGGCTGAAGCTGCAACAGCGGCTCACGGAGCTCCTGGAGGCGCAGGACGGGGCACTTCTGGTGCGGCTGCTGCAGGCACTGCGTGTGGCCAGGATGCCCGGGCTGGAGCGGAGCGTCCGTGAGCGCTTCCTCCCTGGGCACTGA
- the RTEL1 gene encoding regulator of telomere elongation helicase 1 isoform X5 → MPYNYLLDAKSRRAHSIDLKGTVVIFDEAHNVEKMCEESASFDLTPHDLASGLDVIDQVLEEQTKTTQLGEPHQEFSTDSPSPGLSMELEDIAKLKMILLRLEGAIDAVELPGDDSGVTKPGSYIFELFAEAQITFQTKGCILDSLDQIIQHLAGRAGVFTNTAGLQKLADIIQIVFSVDPSEGSRGSPAGLGPLQSYKVHVHPDAGHRRTAQRSDAWSTTAARKRGKVLSYWCFSPGHSMRELVRQGVRSLILTSGTLAPVSSFALEMQIPFPVCLENPHIIDKHQIWVGVVPRGPDGAQLSSAFDRRFSEECLSSLGKALGNIARVVPYGLLIFFPSYPVMEKSLEFWRARDLARKMEALKPLFVEPRSKGNFSETISAYYARVAAPGSTGATFLAVCRGKASEGLDFSDTNGRGVIVTGLPYPPRMDPRVVLKMQFLDEMKGQGGAGGQFLSGQEWYRQQASRAVNQAIGRVIRHRQDYGAVFLCDHRFAFADARAQLPSWVRPHVRVYDNFGHVIRDVAQFFRVAERTMPAPAPRAAAPSLCEGEDAVREAKSPDPLLSTRKAKSLDLHVPSLKQRSSGSPAAGDPESSLCVEYEQEPVPARQRPRGLLAALEHSEQRAGDLGEEQAHSCSTLSLLAEKRPAEELRGGRKKIRLVSHLEEPVAGAQMDRAKLFMVAVKQELSQANFATFTQALQDYKGSDDFAALAACLGPLFAEDPKKHSLLQGFYQFVRPHHKEQFEEVCIQLTGRGCGYRPEHSVPRRQRAQPALDPTGRTALDPKLTVSKAAAQQLDPREHLNQGRPHLSPRPPPTGGPGSHPQQGSRAPRAGKQGQRAVSAYLADVRRALGSAGCSQLLAALTAYKQDDDLDKVLAVLAALTTAKPEDFPLLQRFSMFVRPHHKQRFSQTCTDLTGRPSLGTEPPGPQEESLAVPPVLTHRAPQPGPSRSEKPGKTQSEISTFLRQRPAGTVGVGGEAAGPSQSPGPPHRPAASEWGEPPGRDLAGQQAAGAPSGPLSAGCVCQGCGAEDVVPFQCPACDFQRCQACWQRHLQASRTCPSCHTASRKQSVTQVFWPEPQ, encoded by the exons GGCTGAGCATGGAGCTGGAAGACATTGCAAAGCTGAAGA TGATCCTGCTCCGCCTGGAGGGGGCCATCGATGCCGTTGAGCTGCCTGGAGACGACAGCGGTGTCACCAAGCCAGGGAG CTACATCTTTGAGCTGTTTGCTGAAGCCCAGATCACGTTTCAGACCAAGGGCTGCATCCTGGACTCGCTGGACCAGATCATCCAGCACCTGGCCGGAC GTGCTGGAGTGTTCACCAACACGGCCGGACTGCAGAAGCTGGCGGACATCATCCAG ATTGTGTTTAGTGTGGACCCCTCCGAGGGCAGCCGTGGTTCCCCGGCAGGGCTGGGACCCTTACAGTCCTATAAG GTGCACGTCCATCCTGATGCTGGTCACCGGAGGACGGCTCAGCGGTCTGATGCCTGGAGCACCACTGCAGCCAGAAAGCGAG GGAAGGTGTTGAGCTACTGGTGCTTCAGTCCCGGCCACAGCATGCGCGAGCTGGTCCGCCAGGGCGTCCGCTCCCTCATCCTTACCAGCGGCACGCTGGCCCCGGTGTCCTCCTTTGCCCTGGAGATGCAGAT CCCTTTCCCGGTCTGCCTGGAGAACCCACACATCATCGACAAGCACCAGATCTGGGTGGGGGTCGTCCCCAGAGGTCCCGACGGAGCCCAGCTGAGCTCCGCGTTTGACAGACG GTTTTCTGAGGAGTGCTTGTCCTCCCTGGGGAAGGCTCTGG GCAACATCGCCCGCGTGGTGCCCTACGGGCTGCTGATCTTCTTCCCTTCCTATCCCGTCATGGAGAAGAGCCTGGAGTTCTGGCGA GCCCGCGACTTGGCCAGGAAGATGGAGGCACTGAAGCCGCTGTTTGTGGAGCCCAGGAGCAAAGGCAACTTCTCCGAG ACCATCAGTGCTTACTATGCAAGGGTCGCTGCCCCTGGGTCCACCGGCGCCACCTTCCTGGCGGTGTGCCGGGGCAAG GCCAGCGAGGGGTTGGACTTCTCAGACACGAATGGCCGTGGTGTGATCGTCACGGGCCTCCCGTACCCCCCCCGCATGGACCCCCGGGTTGTCCTCAAGATGCAGTTCCTGGACGAGATGAAGggccagggtggggctgggggccag TTCCTCTCTGGGCAGGAGTGGTACCGGCAGCAGGCGTCCAGGGCGGTGAACCAGGCCATCGGGCGAGTGATCCGGCACCGCCAGGACTACGGGGCTGTCTTCCTCTGTGACCACAG GTTCGCCTTTGCTGATGCCAGAGCCCAGCTGCCCTCCTGGGTGCGTCCTCACGTCAGGGTGTACGACAACTTCGGCCACGTCATCCGAGACGTGGCCCAGTTCTTCCGTGTTGCCGAGCGAACT ATGCCAGCACCGGCCCCCCGGGCTGCAGCACCCAGTTTGTGTGAAGGAGAAGATGCTGTCAGGGAGGCCAAGTCGCCTGACCCCCTCCTCTCCACCAGGAAAGCTAAGAGTCTGGACCTGCATGTCCCCAGCCTGAAGCAGAGGTCCTCAG GATCACCAGCTGCCGGGGACCCCGAGAGTAGCCTGTGTGTGGAGTATGAGCAGGAGCCAGTTCCTGCCCGGCAGAGGCCCAGGGGGCTGCTGGCCGCCCTGGAGCACAGTGAACAGCGGGCCGGGGACCTTGGCGAGGAGCAG GCCCACAGCTGCTCCACCCTGTCCCTCCTGGCTGAGAAGAGGCCGGCAGAGGAGCTgcgaggagggaggaagaagatcCGGCTGGTCAGCCACCTG GAGGAGCCCGTGGCTGGCGCACAGATGGACAGGGCCAAGCTCTTCATGGTGGCTGTGAAGCAGGAACTGAGCCAAGCCAACTTTGCCACCTTCACCCAGGCCCTGCAGGACTACAAGGGTTCCGATGACTTCGCCGCCCTGGCCGCCTGTCTCGGCCCCCTCTTTGCTGAGGACCCCAAGAAGCACAGCCTGCTCCAAG GCTTCTACCAGTTTGTGCGGCCTCACCACAAGGAGCAGTTTGAGGAGGTCTGTATCCAGCTGACGGGACGGGGCTGCGGCTACCGGCCAGAGCACAGCGTTCCCCGAAGGCAGCGGGCACAGCCAGCCCTGGACCCCACTG GAAGGACAGCGCTAGACCCCAAGCTGACTGTGTCCAAGGCTGCAGCCCAGCAGCTGGACCCCCGAGAGCACCTGAACCAGGGCAGGCCccacctgtcacccaggccaccCCCCACAG GAGGCCCTGGCAGCCACCCACAGCAGGGGTCCAGAGCGCCCAGAGCAGGGAAGCAGGGCCAGCGCGCCGTGAGCGCCTACCTGGCAGATGTCCGCAGGGCCCTGGGGTCTGCAGGCTGTAGCCAGCTCTTGGCAGCGCTGACAGCCTACAAGCAAGACGATGACCTCGACAAGGTGCTGGCCGTGCTGGCCGCCCTGACCACTGCAAAGCCGGAGGACTTCCCCCTGCTGCAGA GGTTCAGCATGTTTGTGCGTCCACACCACAAGCAGCGCTTCTCACAGACGTGCACAGACCTGACCGGCAGACCCTCCCTGGGCACGGAGCCACCAGGACCCCAGGAGGAGAGTCTTGCCGTGCCTCCTGTGCTCACCCACAGGGCTCCCCAACCAG GCCCCTCACGGTCCGAGAAGCCCGGAAAGACCCAGAGCGAGATCTCGACCTTCCTTAGACAGAGGCCAGCAGGGACtgtgggggtgggtggtgagGCTGCAGGGCCCAGCCAGTCCCCAGGACCTCCCCACAGGCCTGCAGCATCTGAGTGGGGTGAGCCTCCTGGGAGAGACCTCGCTGGGCAGCAGGCTGCGGGAGCTCCGAGCGGGCCCCTCTCAGCAGGCTGTGTGTGCCAGGGCTGTGGGGCGGAGGACGTGGTGCCCTTCCAGTGCCCTGCCTGTGATTTCCAGCGCTGCCAAGCCTGTTGGCAACGGCACCTTCAG GCCTCTAGGACGTGCCCATCCTGCCACACCGCCTCCAGGAAGCAGAGCGTCACGCAGGTCTTCTGGCCAGAGCCCCAGTGA